The following coding sequences are from one Lipingzhangella halophila window:
- the casB gene encoding type I-E CRISPR-associated protein Cse2/CasB, whose product MTQPPTNESRTDLETAVGAAVDRRVGSLQGGYIADTSSAVSALAQLRGGAGKLPHDTPELWGLTCDIADYTRPGWSEEDEKQADTAVHIALTLYALHQQSHREHRMHQRPSRNNGRPRNHDVGRAVRALMSGPEIDEPLRQRLVQAGKATSVATLAFRLRGIVQLLRRDAIPLDYGLLADHLFMWQRPGGRGRVRAAWGRGFTAHRPAPSGDPADTDSDAETEADSESAHPTK is encoded by the coding sequence ATGACACAGCCCCCAACGAACGAAAGTCGAACCGACTTGGAAACCGCCGTCGGGGCAGCGGTGGACCGGCGTGTCGGTTCGCTGCAGGGCGGCTACATCGCCGACACCTCCTCCGCTGTGTCGGCCCTGGCGCAGTTGCGGGGCGGGGCGGGCAAACTCCCGCACGACACCCCGGAACTGTGGGGGCTCACCTGCGACATCGCGGACTACACCCGTCCGGGATGGAGTGAGGAGGACGAGAAGCAGGCGGACACGGCCGTGCACATCGCCCTGACGCTCTACGCGCTGCACCAGCAGTCCCACCGCGAACACCGGATGCACCAGCGCCCCAGCCGGAACAACGGCCGGCCTCGCAACCACGACGTGGGGCGGGCGGTGCGCGCGCTCATGTCCGGCCCCGAGATCGACGAGCCACTGCGCCAGCGCCTCGTGCAGGCCGGCAAGGCAACGAGCGTCGCAACCCTCGCCTTCCGGCTGCGCGGCATCGTGCAGCTGTTGCGGCGCGACGCGATCCCGCTCGACTACGGCCTCCTCGCCGACCATCTCTTCATGTGGCAGCGGCCCGGCGGCAGGGGCCGGGTCCGCGCGGCCTGGGGACGGGGATTCACCGCCCACCGTCCCGCCCCCTCGGGCGACCCGGCCGACACCGACAGCGACGCCGAGACCGAGGCCGACTCCGAATCCGCCCACCCCACCAAGTAA
- the cas2e gene encoding type I-E CRISPR-associated endoribonuclease Cas2e, with amino-acid sequence MTVIVLTHCPVGLRGFLTRWLLEISPGVFIGGPSSRVRQALWAEVKEYAGNGRALLAYSTNNEQGFTFETHDHKWRPVDHEGLTLMHRPNEQRAASASTKPKGWSKASKRRRFGNR; translated from the coding sequence GTGACGGTCATCGTCCTCACCCACTGCCCTGTGGGGCTGCGCGGTTTCCTCACCCGATGGCTGCTGGAGATCTCCCCGGGCGTGTTCATCGGAGGCCCTTCGAGCCGTGTCCGGCAGGCGCTCTGGGCGGAGGTCAAGGAGTACGCGGGAAACGGCCGCGCCCTGCTCGCCTACAGCACGAACAACGAGCAGGGGTTCACGTTCGAGACCCACGACCACAAATGGCGCCCGGTGGATCACGAGGGCCTGACCCTCATGCACCGCCCGAATGAGCAGCGGGCCGCTTCCGCATCAACCAAGCCCAAGGGATGGAGCAAGGCATCCAAACGCCGCCGTTTCGGAAACCGGTAA
- the cas7e gene encoding type I-E CRISPR-associated protein Cas7/Cse4/CasC — protein MTRTILDVHVLHTVPPSNLNRDDTGAPKTALYGGARRSRVSSQAWKRATRHAFQELLDPSELGTRTKRVAEFVAERIRDIDDSVSQDEALTLAAGTITAATGSKIEAPKRKKADVEPAAPESSYLMFLSSRQRDALAGIALRGRGDITAFFKDKANKDEARRAADTHHSVDIALFGRMVADGADVNVDAAAQVAHAISVHAVENEADYYTAVDDRRKEEEPGAGMIGTVEFNSATLYRYAALDVDQLRRNLGEGMREDADTTTPVRRAVEAFVRGFVESMPTGKVNTFGNHTLPEAVIVKLRGSRPINFVSAFEEPVVENGGGYLRGASERLAAYIPGIEEAYGADEDTRTWVLRVGPATEALAGLGTAVPARELADSVGAAAAQRQAGDR, from the coding sequence GTGACCCGAACCATCCTGGACGTGCACGTGCTGCACACCGTCCCGCCGAGCAACCTCAACCGCGACGACACAGGTGCTCCCAAGACCGCCCTATACGGCGGGGCGCGTCGTTCCCGGGTCTCCAGCCAGGCGTGGAAGCGCGCCACCCGACACGCCTTCCAAGAACTCCTCGACCCCAGCGAACTGGGCACACGCACCAAACGGGTGGCGGAGTTCGTGGCCGAGCGGATCCGCGACATCGACGACTCCGTAAGCCAGGACGAGGCACTCACCCTGGCCGCCGGAACAATCACGGCGGCCACCGGCTCCAAGATCGAGGCGCCCAAACGGAAGAAAGCCGACGTGGAACCGGCCGCCCCCGAGTCCTCTTACCTGATGTTCCTCAGCTCCCGGCAGCGCGACGCCCTCGCCGGGATCGCGCTCCGGGGCCGCGGCGACATCACGGCGTTCTTCAAGGACAAAGCGAACAAGGACGAGGCCAGGCGCGCCGCCGACACCCACCACTCCGTGGACATCGCGCTGTTCGGGCGGATGGTGGCCGACGGCGCCGACGTCAACGTTGACGCCGCGGCCCAGGTCGCCCACGCCATAAGCGTGCACGCCGTGGAGAACGAAGCCGACTACTACACCGCCGTCGACGACCGGCGAAAGGAGGAGGAACCCGGCGCCGGCATGATCGGCACGGTCGAGTTCAACTCCGCGACGCTGTACCGCTACGCCGCGCTCGACGTCGACCAGCTCCGCCGCAACCTCGGCGAGGGGATGCGCGAGGACGCAGACACCACCACCCCGGTTCGCCGTGCCGTGGAAGCCTTCGTACGCGGGTTCGTGGAGTCCATGCCCACCGGCAAGGTGAACACCTTCGGCAACCACACCCTCCCCGAAGCGGTCATCGTGAAGCTGCGCGGGTCGCGCCCCATCAACTTCGTCAGCGCGTTCGAGGAGCCGGTGGTGGAGAACGGAGGTGGATACCTGCGCGGAGCGAGTGAACGGCTCGCCGCCTACATCCCCGGGATCGAAGAGGCCTACGGCGCGGACGAGGACACCCGGACCTGGGTGCTGCGCGTGGGACCCGCCACCGAGGCGCTCGCCGGGCTCGGCACTGCGGTCCCGGCGAGGGAACTGGCGGACAGTGTTGGCGCCGCAGCCGCCCAGCGCCAGGCGGGGGACAGGTGA
- the cas1e gene encoding type I-E CRISPR-associated endonuclease Cas1e: protein MATVGRRPASAPRELTRVGERLSFVYLERCTVHRDANAITAEDAEGTTHIPSATIGTLLLGPGTRVTHQAMSVLGESGAGVVWVGEHGVRFYAGGRSLTRSAALVEAQARAWANRGTRLDVARAMYRMRFPDEDPAGLTRQQLLGREGTRVKEFYRKEAARVGIPWQGRLFSPGDFDSGDPPNQAITAAAQCVYGIAQAVVAAMGCAPGLGFVHSGHELSFVLDVADLYKTEVGIPAAFDAAAESPEEVGARTRRAVRDRVNEVGLLDRCVRDIKALLLTEGDDTDVTNDAPDRVGLQTDRGPDVESGRNYAEGVIW from the coding sequence ATGGCGACCGTCGGCAGGCGCCCCGCATCCGCGCCGCGCGAACTCACCCGGGTGGGCGAGCGGCTGTCCTTCGTCTACCTGGAACGGTGCACCGTGCACCGCGACGCGAACGCCATCACCGCCGAAGACGCCGAGGGGACCACGCACATACCGTCCGCCACCATCGGAACCCTGCTCCTGGGGCCGGGGACACGAGTCACCCACCAGGCCATGAGCGTGCTCGGCGAGAGCGGGGCCGGTGTGGTGTGGGTGGGGGAGCACGGGGTGCGCTTCTACGCGGGCGGCAGGTCGCTGACACGCTCGGCCGCGCTCGTCGAGGCGCAGGCAAGAGCCTGGGCGAACCGCGGCACGCGCCTGGACGTGGCCCGGGCCATGTACCGGATGCGGTTCCCTGATGAGGACCCGGCGGGCCTCACCCGGCAGCAGCTCCTCGGAAGAGAAGGAACACGCGTCAAGGAGTTCTACCGGAAAGAGGCGGCCAGGGTGGGAATCCCCTGGCAGGGCCGGCTCTTCTCCCCGGGGGACTTCGACTCTGGTGACCCGCCCAACCAGGCCATCACCGCCGCCGCCCAATGCGTCTACGGCATCGCCCAGGCGGTGGTCGCCGCCATGGGGTGCGCGCCCGGCTTGGGGTTTGTCCACTCGGGCCACGAGCTCTCGTTCGTCCTGGACGTCGCCGACCTCTACAAGACCGAAGTCGGCATTCCCGCCGCTTTCGACGCGGCGGCGGAGAGCCCTGAGGAAGTCGGGGCGCGCACCCGCCGGGCCGTCCGCGACAGGGTAAACGAGGTCGGTCTGCTCGACCGTTGCGTTCGCGACATCAAGGCCCTGTTGCTGACCGAAGGAGACGACACCGACGTCACGAACGACGCCCCCGACCGCGTCGGTCTGCAGACAGACAGAGGACCTGACGTGGAGTCCGGCCGCAACTACGCCGAGGGGGTGATCTGGTGA
- the cas6e gene encoding type I-E CRISPR-associated protein Cas6/Cse3/CasE, whose protein sequence is MYLTRFRLNTARSGTRKLLSSPQAMHAAVLAGFPDLLPSDSDAPRVLWRVDRVSAAEVFLYVVSSGRPDYTHLVEQAGWPAAGTGWQTGEYAPFLEKLAAGDVWRFRLTANPVHSVRTKDGQETKVTAHVTWRHQADWLLQRQEAAGFRVARKPDGEEAPEGQETPDRYAQYELMVHDQRRLEFSKGKRNGSGKATRVRVNTATFDGRLEVTDPEALRRTLTAGLGRAKAYGCGLMTLAPVE, encoded by the coding sequence ATGTATCTCACCCGCTTCCGGTTGAACACCGCGCGTTCCGGAACGCGCAAGCTGCTGTCGTCCCCGCAGGCCATGCACGCCGCGGTCCTGGCGGGCTTCCCCGACCTGTTGCCCAGTGACTCCGACGCCCCCCGAGTGCTGTGGCGGGTGGACCGTGTCTCCGCGGCGGAGGTGTTCCTCTACGTCGTCTCTTCCGGACGCCCCGACTACACCCACCTGGTGGAGCAGGCCGGCTGGCCCGCCGCCGGCACCGGCTGGCAGACGGGGGAGTACGCCCCGTTCCTGGAGAAGCTGGCCGCGGGCGACGTGTGGCGGTTTCGCCTCACCGCGAACCCGGTGCACAGCGTCCGAACCAAGGACGGCCAGGAGACCAAGGTGACCGCGCACGTCACCTGGCGGCACCAGGCGGACTGGCTACTGCAGCGCCAGGAGGCGGCGGGCTTCCGGGTGGCGCGAAAGCCGGATGGGGAAGAGGCCCCCGAAGGGCAGGAAACACCCGACCGGTACGCGCAGTACGAGCTCATGGTGCACGACCAGCGCCGCCTGGAGTTCTCCAAGGGGAAACGGAACGGGAGCGGAAAAGCCACGCGAGTGCGGGTGAACACCGCGACCTTCGACGGCCGCCTGGAAGTCACCGACCCCGAAGCGCTGCGCCGCACCCTGACCGCGGGGCTGGGGCGGGCCAAAGCCTACGGGTGCGGGCTGATGACGCTCGCCCCGGTGGAGTGA
- the cas5e gene encoding type I-E CRISPR-associated protein Cas5/CasD: protein MSVLALLLAGPLQSWGSAARFARRTTENAPTKSGVIGLLAAAQGRDRADDLSDLAALRFGVRVDQRGTRLRDYQTAHHQVTEVSMPVSERFYLADAVFVAAVAGDDPLIGELHRAVRKPVYLPYLGRRSCPPARPVDLGEYGESDLEEVLERVPWQAAGWHQRRRRQEPVVTLETFVDATSGDTSPDSLRDAPLSFDPLHRRYALRGVRTGRVQVNNPMARQLPDHDPISPLGGD from the coding sequence GTGAGTGTGCTCGCGCTGCTGCTGGCGGGCCCGCTGCAGTCGTGGGGGTCCGCGGCCCGCTTCGCGCGGCGCACCACCGAGAACGCCCCCACCAAGAGCGGGGTCATCGGGCTGCTCGCGGCCGCGCAGGGCCGCGACCGCGCCGACGACCTCTCCGACCTCGCCGCATTGCGGTTCGGCGTGCGTGTGGACCAGCGCGGCACTCGGCTGCGGGACTACCAGACCGCGCACCACCAGGTCACCGAGGTGTCAATGCCGGTCTCGGAGCGGTTCTACCTCGCCGACGCCGTGTTCGTCGCGGCGGTGGCGGGGGACGACCCCCTGATCGGTGAGCTGCACCGGGCCGTCCGGAAGCCGGTGTACCTTCCCTACCTCGGCCGGCGCTCGTGCCCTCCCGCGCGCCCGGTGGACCTCGGGGAGTACGGGGAGTCCGACCTTGAGGAGGTTCTCGAACGTGTGCCGTGGCAGGCCGCCGGATGGCACCAACGGCGGCGCAGGCAGGAGCCGGTGGTGACGCTGGAGACCTTCGTGGACGCCACGTCCGGGGACACGAGCCCGGACAGCCTGCGGGACGCGCCATTGAGCTTCGACCCGCTGCACCGCCGTTACGCGCTGCGCGGCGTCCGCACCGGGCGGGTCCAGGTGAACAATCCCATGGCGAGGCAGCTGCCGGACCACGACCCGATATCCCCCCTGGGAGGCGACTGA